The Xanthomonas sontii genomic sequence AAGGGCGATTCCGGGCATGTGCTGTGCGTCGGCGGCAACCTCGGCAGCGGCGGAGCGGTGATGCTCAGTGCCGAATCGGCCCTGCGCAGCGGGGTCGGCCTGGTCAGCGTGGCGACCCGCAGCGCGCACGTGGCGCCGCTGCTGGCGCGCTGCCCGGAAGCGATGGCGCATGCGGTCGACGAGGCGGCGGCACTGGCGCCGTTGCTGCGCAAGGCCAGTGTGGTCGCGCTCGGGCCCGGGCTTGGCCAGGACGATTGGGCGCAGGCGCTGTGGCAGACGGTCCTGGCCGATTCGGACCGCGCGCTGATCCTGGACGCCGATGCATTGAACCTGCTTGCGCAGGCGCCGCGGCCCGTCCCGCAGGCGGTACTGACGCCGCATCCGGGCGAGGCCGGGCGCCTGCTCGGCATCGCCACCGCCGAGGTGCAGCGCGATCGCTTCGCGGCCGCTGCGGCCTTGGCCGAACGCTACCAGGCGACGATTGTGCTGAAGGGGGCCGGCAGCCTGGTCGCCGCGCCCGGGCAGGTGCCGCGGGTGATCGCCGCCGGCAATCCGGGCATGGCGGTTGGCGGCATGGGCGACCTGTTGACCGGGGTGGTCGCTGCGCTGCGCGCGCAAGGGTTGCCGGCGTTCGAGGCGGCCAGCGTCGGCGCGCTGCTGCATGCCGGCGCCGGCGATCGCGCGGCCGCCGACGGCCAGCGCGGCCTGCTGCCCACCGACCTGTTGCCGGCGCTGCGGCGCCTGTCCAATCCGGAATCCGAACCATGAGCCTCAGCTTGTTCCTGCCCGACAGCCAGGCCACCGAACGGCTCGGTCGCGCGCTGGCCGCGAC encodes the following:
- a CDS encoding NAD(P)H-hydrate dehydratase; this encodes MYDGFDLYATADARRIDAQATALLGGDGYALMQRAGQAAWQTLLQRWPQAQRILVSCGSGNNGGDGYVLARLAHRAGRQVRVLQLPGRGPQSPLAQRACTDYIGVGGRIEEFDAALAPADVVVDALLGIGLNRAPDAELAALLGALGGLGAPVLALDVPSGVDAETGSVPGAVLPATLTLQFIVAHAGLHTGAALNHVGERALATLEVPPAAFANCAPRAQAWTVGALRRHLAPRRQDSHKGDSGHVLCVGGNLGSGGAVMLSAESALRSGVGLVSVATRSAHVAPLLARCPEAMAHAVDEAAALAPLLRKASVVALGPGLGQDDWAQALWQTVLADSDRALILDADALNLLAQAPRPVPQAVLTPHPGEAGRLLGIATAEVQRDRFAAAAALAERYQATIVLKGAGSLVAAPGQVPRVIAAGNPGMAVGGMGDLLTGVVAALRAQGLPAFEAASVGALLHAGAGDRAAADGQRGLLPTDLLPALRRLSNPESEP